The Desulfohalovibrio reitneri genome contains a region encoding:
- a CDS encoding IS3 family transposase, whose translation MKRGPYAKVAERNAGLLARIRGIKADHPFRGYRRVWAFLRFVDGVVVGKNRVYRLMSEHDLTVKPNLRLKAKRRPTGVKPRPSRPNEWWGIDMTKIKIDGYGWLYVVIVLDWRTKKVVGHYAGDQAKAWHWLSALNAAVGRQFPEGVRGGGLHLMADNGCQPTSTSFMKACRVMDIKLAFTSYNNPKGNADTERFMRTMKEELVWINEWRSPTAFYQALGSWIEEYNQGYLHSALGYKTPVTTEQELINSRTLLKKAC comes from the coding sequence ATGAAGCGTGGACCATATGCAAAGGTCGCCGAGCGCAACGCCGGCCTCCTGGCCCGCATTCGCGGCATCAAGGCCGACCATCCGTTCCGGGGATACCGTCGGGTCTGGGCGTTTCTGCGCTTCGTGGACGGCGTAGTCGTCGGCAAAAACCGCGTCTACCGGCTCATGAGCGAGCATGACCTCACGGTGAAGCCCAACCTGCGACTCAAGGCAAAACGCAGGCCGACCGGCGTCAAGCCCCGGCCCTCGCGACCCAACGAGTGGTGGGGTATCGACATGACCAAAATCAAGATTGACGGCTACGGCTGGCTGTACGTGGTCATTGTGCTTGACTGGCGCACCAAGAAGGTCGTCGGCCACTACGCCGGCGATCAAGCCAAGGCATGGCATTGGCTCTCGGCGCTCAACGCTGCTGTCGGCAGGCAGTTCCCCGAAGGCGTGCGCGGCGGCGGTCTTCATCTCATGGCCGACAACGGCTGCCAACCGACCTCGACGAGCTTTATGAAGGCTTGCCGCGTCATGGACATCAAACTCGCCTTCACCAGCTACAACAACCCCAAAGGCAACGCCGACACCGAGCGCTTCATGCGCACCATGAAGGAAGAGTTGGTCTGGATCAATGAATGGCGTAGCCCCACGGCCTTTTACCAAGCCTTGGGCTCCTGGATCGAAGAATACAACCAAGGCTACCTGCACTCGGCGCTGGGGTATAAAACCCCGGTGACAACCGAGCAGGAACTGATCAACTCGCGGACTCTCTTAAAAAAGGCTTGCTAA
- a CDS encoding IS5 family transposase, which yields MKAKPAKSDQGNFLYEDLIDQLNPKDPLLKLAANIPWERFEQEFSSLYSEYGRPAKPIRLMVGLMILKQLENLSDERVIEAWVRNPYYQAFCGETHFRWRLPCDPTDLVYFRKRIGEGGARLIFEVSVGLHGDDAMEREIAVDTTVQEKNITFPTDVKLLTKVIKRCRAIAEFEGISLRRSFRRELPGLLRQRFKSRKIIKRIRTMAGVLIRELERKLPRDSLARHREAMQLFRRVHDQKRTDKNKIYSLHEPDVLCIGKGKEHKKYEFGRKASIAWTKTTGVIVGAMSFKENVFDGHTLPDVLEQVSQITESCPEAAICDRGYRGRKKVGDTSILIPGRPKKSDTPYQRRKARQRFRRRAGIEPVIGHLKHDFRMAKNFLKGALGDAINLLMAAAAFNFKKWMRGLKHFLSLFAPWLCFGTWSRGRLKYA from the coding sequence ATGAAGGCCAAGCCAGCCAAAAGCGATCAGGGCAATTTCCTCTACGAGGACCTCATCGATCAGCTCAATCCCAAGGACCCGCTGCTCAAGCTTGCAGCGAACATCCCCTGGGAAAGGTTCGAGCAGGAGTTTTCTAGCCTCTATAGTGAGTATGGTCGTCCAGCAAAGCCCATCAGACTCATGGTCGGGCTCATGATCCTCAAGCAGCTTGAAAATCTGAGCGACGAGCGTGTCATTGAGGCTTGGGTCCGGAACCCCTACTATCAGGCCTTCTGCGGTGAGACGCATTTCCGGTGGAGGCTTCCTTGTGACCCCACGGACTTGGTTTATTTCCGCAAACGCATCGGCGAGGGTGGGGCGCGTTTGATCTTCGAGGTCTCGGTGGGTCTGCACGGCGACGACGCCATGGAGCGGGAGATCGCCGTGGACACCACGGTCCAGGAGAAGAACATCACCTTCCCCACTGACGTGAAGCTTCTGACCAAGGTCATCAAGCGATGCAGGGCCATCGCCGAGTTCGAAGGAATCAGCTTGCGCCGCAGTTTCCGCCGTGAATTGCCAGGCCTCCTGCGCCAGCGATTCAAGAGTCGCAAGATCATCAAACGCATTCGGACCATGGCTGGCGTCCTGATCCGCGAACTTGAGCGCAAACTGCCCAGGGATTCGTTGGCCAGGCACAGGGAAGCTATGCAGCTCTTCCGCCGGGTCCATGACCAGAAACGTACCGACAAGAACAAGATCTACAGCCTGCACGAACCGGACGTGCTTTGCATCGGCAAGGGCAAAGAGCACAAAAAGTACGAGTTCGGACGCAAGGCCTCCATCGCCTGGACCAAGACCACCGGTGTGATCGTAGGAGCCATGTCCTTCAAGGAGAACGTTTTCGACGGTCACACCCTGCCGGATGTTCTGGAGCAAGTTTCGCAAATCACGGAATCCTGCCCCGAGGCGGCCATCTGTGACCGGGGTTACAGGGGGCGCAAAAAAGTCGGTGACACGAGCATTCTGATTCCGGGCCGGCCGAAGAAAAGCGACACGCCCTACCAGAGACGAAAGGCCAGGCAACGTTTTCGCAGACGCGCTGGCATCGAGCCGGTGATCGGACATCTCAAACACGACTTCCGCATGGCCAAAAACTTCCTGAAAGGGGCCCTCGGTGATGCGATCAACCTGCTGATGGCCGCAGCCGCGTTCAACTTCAAGAAGTGGATGCGGGGACTGAAGCACTTTTTGTCTCTTTTCGCCCCTTGGCTCTGCTTCGGAACCTGGAGTCGGGGCAGACTAAAGTACGCCTGA
- a CDS encoding phosphotransacetylase family protein, translating to MPGLYIGATSGYSGKNMIALGIGLWMQRQGLKIGYLKPVGALPIEKDGKMGDEDAFFMQQTLGLEQDPETVTPVLVTQDFKVKAFTGECEDLMAKIHSSYDTLSQGKDLTLVAGSGSMYSGKYCNVDGVSVVNELNLPTIVIDRFDKEFKYDYLAIMRETLGDKLLGVILNDVPQSFMDELNNLLMPFFKRSGIDVLGVIPRDPLLGAIKVSDLADRLGGKVISAHGKSDRVVENFLIGTMQVENFLTHFKKHRNSAIIVGGDRSDVQLVALEGDCPCLILTGNLYPNDIILTRSEVLEIPIIIVREDTFSVAKKMEALLSRHKFRDQVKIKQGTDVVGQHVNLPLIKERLGL from the coding sequence ATGCCCGGCCTCTACATCGGAGCGACTTCCGGATACTCGGGAAAGAACATGATCGCCCTGGGCATCGGCCTGTGGATGCAGCGCCAGGGACTGAAGATCGGCTACCTCAAGCCCGTTGGCGCCCTGCCCATCGAAAAAGACGGCAAGATGGGGGACGAGGACGCCTTCTTCATGCAGCAGACCCTGGGCCTGGAGCAGGACCCGGAGACGGTCACGCCCGTGCTGGTCACGCAGGACTTCAAGGTCAAGGCCTTCACCGGCGAGTGTGAAGACCTCATGGCCAAAATCCACTCCTCCTACGACACCCTCTCCCAGGGCAAGGACCTCACCCTGGTGGCCGGGTCCGGCTCCATGTACTCGGGCAAGTACTGCAACGTGGACGGCGTCAGCGTGGTCAACGAGCTGAACCTGCCCACCATCGTCATCGACCGCTTCGACAAGGAATTCAAGTACGACTACCTTGCCATCATGCGGGAGACCCTGGGCGACAAGCTGCTGGGCGTCATCCTCAACGACGTGCCTCAGTCCTTCATGGACGAGCTCAACAACCTGCTCATGCCCTTCTTCAAGCGCAGCGGCATCGACGTGCTGGGCGTCATCCCCCGCGATCCCCTGCTGGGAGCCATCAAGGTCTCCGACTTGGCGGACCGGCTGGGCGGCAAGGTCATCTCCGCCCACGGCAAGTCCGACCGCGTGGTGGAAAACTTCCTCATCGGCACCATGCAGGTGGAAAACTTCCTCACCCACTTCAAAAAGCACCGCAACTCAGCGATCATCGTGGGCGGCGACCGCTCCGACGTGCAGCTGGTGGCCCTGGAAGGCGACTGCCCCTGCCTCATCCTGACAGGCAACCTCTACCCCAACGACATCATCCTCACCCGCTCCGAAGTACTGGAAATCCCCATCATCATCGTGCGGGAAGACACCTTCTCCGTGGCTAAGAAAATGGAAGCCCTGCTCTCCCGCCACAAGTTCCGCGACCAGGTGAAAATCAAGCAAGGCACCGACGTGGTCGGCCAGCACGTCAACCTGCCGCTGATTAAAGAACGTCTGGGATTGTAA